Sequence from the Rhodococcus jostii RHA1 genome:
CGGCGATCCTCCGCCACATCCCGGGACTGTCGTGACGGGCCCGGAGATCAGGGTGCTGCTGGTCGACGACCAGGAACTCGTGCGGTCGGGGCTGCGCCGGATCCTGCGGCGCAAGGACGGCTTCGTGATCGTCGGCGAATGCGCCGACGGCGCGGAGGTGCCGGGCGCGGTGGTGGAGCACACTCCGGACGTCGTGCTCATGGACCTTCGGATGAAGAAGGTCGACGGCATCCGCGCGACCCGCGATCTCCGGTCGGGAGCGCAGCCACCGCCGGTGCTGGTGCTCACCACGTTCGACGATGACGAACTGCTGTCCGGGTCGCTCCGCGCGGGTGCGGCGGGTTTCATCCTCGAGGATTCGCCTGCCGAGGACCTGATTCGCGCCGTCCGCACCGTCGCCGAGGGCGG
This genomic interval carries:
- a CDS encoding response regulator, with translation MLLVDDQELVRSGLRRILRRKDGFVIVGECADGAEVPGAVVEHTPDVVLMDLRMKKVDGIRATRDLRSGAQPPPVLVLTTFDDDELLSGSLRAGAAGFILEDSPAEDLIRAVRTVAEGGACLDPAVTGRVLATYRTVAPSSDGGRNHLTELTARELDVLALIGRGHSNSEIGRELGISGVTVKSHVGHIFLKLDLRDRAAAIVYAFDHGIVSPGDARPD